From Paenibacillus sp. FSL H8-0537:
ATGACGCTACGATTCGCAAAACGATTGAGCTCGCAGGCCGCTTGGGCGTTCCTGTCGTTAATACATTTTCCGGCTGCCCAGGCGACCACGAGGATGCTAAATATCCGAACTGGCCGGTTGCGCCTTGGCCAAACGATTTCCAAGAAATTTTGGCTTGGCAGTGGGAACACAAAGTTATCCCTTATTGGACTGAGATCGGTGCGCTTGCTGAAGAGCATGGCGTGAAAATCGGACTTGAGCTGCACGGCGGCTTCTCCGTTCACAGCCCGGCAACGCTGCTTCGCCTTCGTGAAGCGGTTGGCCCGGTTATCGGCGCCAACCTGGATCCGAGCCATATGTGGTGGCAAGGGATTGATCCGGTTCAAGCTGTTCATATTTTGGGACGCGCTGGCGCAATTCACCATTTCCACGCGAAGGATACGACGATTGATCCAATCAACGTCAACCATCACGGCGTAACGGATATGCAATCGTATTCGCTGATGCTGGATCGCGCTTGGCAATTCCGCACCGTCGGCTTCGGGCATGACCTGAAGGTATGGGCGGACATTATTAGCGCGCTTCGTCTAGTCGGCTACGACTATGTGGTGAGCATTGAGCACGAGGACGGCCTGATGTCCGTTGATGAAGGCTTCACCAAAGCGGTGCAAAACCTGCAGCAAGTGCTGATTAAAGAACCACTAGGCGAAATGTGGTGGGTATAGGTTAAAGGAGGGCGGCTGCATCCGGCGAGGATGCAGCCGTTCTTTTTTTGCTCTTAGGATAGTGCATTCCATTTAGATTCCTTCATTAAAATCGACTAAATGAAAGACCCCTCCCCATAATTTTGCTTTTTTCTCTAATCTAATCTCACTTTAGAAACTCCCTAGTTACCTCATTTAAAATGACCCTGTCATTCATACAGATCAAAATTTATACTATAACAGTAAATTTGATCCATTAAACTCAAAACACCACGGAAAATATCACTCTATATTTCAAACAAAATTCTCATTCTACAATTAATCAACACTTTCACAAAATAGACAAAAACTAATTTGTAATATGATTCCATTTTTTCATTAATAATATTAAAGTTCTTATAAGGTACATTTAAGCTAAATTGTACCAACAAAAAGCTTCGAATTAGATAATGCACCAATAATATGCAGCATTTGTTTCGAAAGAAGAAATTAAATTCACCGGTTTTTTAACTACAATTCTACATTCATATTATTTAGCTGAGACTTTGCAAACAAATTGTAGATTCAATCATTCACTCTGCAAAATGAGGAGGGCTAGACTTGGAAAAAGTACTAACTATGAACAAGCTCTACAAGAGTTATTCTGATTTCTCATTAAATAATATAAATTTAGAATTGATGCAAGGCGATATCATGGGTTTAATCGGAGAAAATGGAGCTGGAAAAACGATACTAATGAAATTACTTCTGAATCTGTTAAGCCCCGAAAAAGGAGAACTTATTGTATTCAATAAAAGTTACGCCGATCATTCATCGTACATAAAAAATAGAATAGGGGTCGTTTTTGACGAAAATTACTTGCACGGACTTCTGACTCCTAAACAAATAAATTTGATAATGTCTAGTATCTATGAACGATGGAATCAAAAGACGTACTATTATTATTTAGATAATTTCAATTTACCCTTAAACAAAAAAATAAATGAATTATCGAAGGGCATGAAAGTAAAATTAAATTTTTCTGTTGCATTGTCGCATAAACCTGAACTATTACTATTAGACGAAGCTACCAGCGGGCTAGACCCTGTTATGAGAATTGAAATTTTAGATGTCCTGAAAGAATATGTTACGGAAAATAACAGCTGCGTTCTCATATCATCTCATATATTATCAGATGTTGAACGTATAGCTAATAAAATTACCTTCATGCACAAAGGAAAAATAGTATTTACAGAAAATGTTTCAAATATAACTCAGCATGGGAACCTTGAAAACATCATGAGATCATATATTAAAGGGGAGTCATCTGATGCAAGGTCTAATTATTAAAGATTTATTAGTGTTAAAAAGCAAGATGAAGATCATTCCTTTTATCCTTTTATTCATTTTAGCTATTTTGGCTATTTATTATCTAGGTTCCACTGGTGTATTAGCTTTGAATGTGTTTTTCCCAGTCTATTTCTGCGCCCTTACAATACCTGTATTTCAGGAAGATGAAAAAGCAGGCTGGCATAATTATGTTTTAGCTTCACCGCTATCGAAGAAGCAAATTGTGATTAGTCGATATATTGTGAGTTTTTCTATTATTACATTTTCATTAATAAGCTTATTATTGTTGAATATTTTTTATTATTACTTATTTAGCGACCTTTCATTTTCAGTTCATATCCTTACCTTATTCGCGGCATTGTGCCTGGCTTTTATTTACTTATCATTGCTCATTCCCTCTATATACTATAGTGGAACAAATGGCAGTTCTATTGTGATGTTGATTTTTATATTGTTATTCTCTGCTGGTGCTTTTCTTATTAACTCTGGAATGCTAACGGTTGATACATTGGTCTCTATCCATCCATTATTTTTAGCAGGCAGTTTACTGCTTTTAGCGCTAATTACAATCCTAATATCTCTACTTATTTCCATGAAAGTTTTCTTAACCTCCCAATCTATATAAGTTGAACTAGATATATTCAGTGAGTTGATCGTCTTCTAAACGAAGACAAAGACGATCAATAATCGTCTGAGTATCGAGAGCTATGTTTTGCATAAACGCAGCAACTTTTTTGCGGATCTCTGAGACGGTATGGAAAAACACGTTGTTAATAACATCCGATTTCAGCCATTTCCAAAGTCCCTCCACCAGGTTCAATTGCGGACTATACGGTGGTAAGAAAACCAATTCAAGACGCTCTTTGTGATCTTCCAGAAAGGGTTGAAGCAATTTCGCATGATGAATGCGAGCATTGTCCAGTACCATAACCATCTTTCCTTTGGGATACGCTTCGACCACCATTTGTAGAAACGATAGAAATGTCTCTGCGTTATACTGCTCATCTTCTTTCCAGAGAATTTGACCCGTCGTATAATCCAGTACAGCCAACAATTTGACGCCGCGATGTTTGCCTGTGGTCTGGATGTTGCGTTGCTTGCCTTTGAGAAACCATGTATGCTGAAGCGCTTGGTAATCCCGGATCATGGACTCGTCTTCGAAGAGTAAATGAGCAATGTCTTCGTTCATTAGTCTTTTTTCAAAGCAGGAAACGTCTCTTCTGTAAAGACCTGTTGCTTGGCTTCATCCGCAGCAGCTAACGTATACGTGGGTTTGGTGTAGCTGAGCCCAAGGCGGTGTGCCATTTTGGAAATGCCACGAAGCGAATAGGACGGACCGAACTCCCGCTTGATATATTGGCCAATAAGGTAGAGCGTCCAGCTGTATTTACTTTCAAAGCCTACTTCGTGTGGAACCGAGGAGACGATCGTCGCTTTCAGTTGCTCCTGTTGTTCTTTGGTCAGCCGCTCTGGCGCTCCTGTTGAATAGTGGATTTGCAGTCCAGTTACACCTGCTTCGCGGTACGCACGCATATATTTATAGACCGTTCGTTCCGTTCTGCCTATGATCTCTGCGATTTCTTTTGCATTCTTCCCTTTCAAATACAGAACAATAGCTTGATAACGCTCAAACATTCGTCGCTCTTTTTCTTTTTTCATTAAGGATTCAATTTCAGTTAACGCTTGTGTCATTTCCATGATTTCACCATCGCTTTTAAGTTATGTTTCTTATATTCGACAGTGTGGAAATGAATTCCTTTAGTTCAACTTATATAGATGAACTATTCTTTAAAAACGAGATCGCGAAACCTTCTCACTTAATATGCAACAACATTTGAGGATGCGACTGTTATTTTTTTACAGGTAGAGGGTAGGCAAGCTCGTAAAAGCTTAACATCTCGCCAATAAATAACACTCCCCACGTTAACAACAGAGGATAGGTGATTCATAATGGCTAGCCATGCTTCTAATTTTACCGTTGCCGTTGCTTCAATCGCCACGCCGAGTTGCGCGGCGATTGCATCGTTTTGACAAATAAGCAAGGCCAAGTGCCTTACGTACAAAAAAGAGCCGTAACCCGAACCGCCCACGGCAGCCTCGGATCACGACTCTTTCTTTGTGTTCGCTGAAATCAGCTTATCCCCGCGTCATTTCTTCCCCATTGAGCACTAGCCGGTAACGAATGTCCGCTTTCAGCGAATCCGAGACAGCGCAATATTTTTCCTTGCCCAGCTCAATCGCTTTCCAAATCCGGTAATCCGGCACATCGCCATTCACTTTGAAAATAAGATCAATGGCCGTAAAGCCCTTCGGCATTTCCTCTTTGCGCGTGCCTTCCGCATCTATCTCGATGCTGCTGATTGAACCAAGGAACGCATCCATAATCATCGTAATATCGATGCCGATACAGCCCGCGAGGCCTGCAAGCAGCAGCTCCATCGGTGTAGCTCCTTGCCCGTCGCCGCCATATGCTGCGGTCGCATCCATTCCAACGCTGTAGCCAGATGGCCCTACAGATGTAAATGCACGTTTGCCTGTCCATGTTGTTGTAACCTTCATTGCGGTGTACCCTCTTTCTTTCGTAAGAATCGAAGGCCAAGCCTCCTACTTTAACTTTGTGGTTCGTATTAATATTCTGTCATTCGTTATTGCTGTTCTTGCTGCAATCCTCTGTGCTGGCCCAGCTTGTTCAGAAATCGACGCGCCCGTTCGGTAACAGGATGATCGAAAAACACATCTGGCGCTGCCTCCTCGACAATTTGCCCATCATCCATAAACACAACCCGATTCGCTACATGGCGGGC
This genomic window contains:
- a CDS encoding sugar phosphate isomerase/epimerase, producing the protein MKLGVFSVLFAQKSFEEALDYIAAKGLDAIEIGTGGYPGTAHCDPDVLLADEEKLKAFKHAVESRGLIISALSCHANPLHPQKHLAAADDATIRKTIELAGRLGVPVVNTFSGCPGDHEDAKYPNWPVAPWPNDFQEILAWQWEHKVIPYWTEIGALAEEHGVKIGLELHGGFSVHSPATLLRLREAVGPVIGANLDPSHMWWQGIDPVQAVHILGRAGAIHHFHAKDTTIDPINVNHHGVTDMQSYSLMLDRAWQFRTVGFGHDLKVWADIISALRLVGYDYVVSIEHEDGLMSVDEGFTKAVQNLQQVLIKEPLGEMWWV
- a CDS encoding ABC transporter ATP-binding protein gives rise to the protein MEKVLTMNKLYKSYSDFSLNNINLELMQGDIMGLIGENGAGKTILMKLLLNLLSPEKGELIVFNKSYADHSSYIKNRIGVVFDENYLHGLLTPKQINLIMSSIYERWNQKTYYYYLDNFNLPLNKKINELSKGMKVKLNFSVALSHKPELLLLDEATSGLDPVMRIEILDVLKEYVTENNSCVLISSHILSDVERIANKITFMHKGKIVFTENVSNITQHGNLENIMRSYIKGESSDARSNY
- a CDS encoding ABC-2 transporter permease produces the protein MQGLIIKDLLVLKSKMKIIPFILLFILAILAIYYLGSTGVLALNVFFPVYFCALTIPVFQEDEKAGWHNYVLASPLSKKQIVISRYIVSFSIITFSLISLLLLNIFYYYLFSDLSFSVHILTLFAALCLAFIYLSLLIPSIYYSGTNGSSIVMLIFILLFSAGAFLINSGMLTVDTLVSIHPLFLAGSLLLLALITILISLLISMKVFLTSQSI
- a CDS encoding IS630 family transposase (programmed frameshift), which codes for MTQALTEIESLMKKEKERRMFERYQAIVLYLKGKNAKEIAEIIGRTERTVYKYMRAYREAGVTGLQIHYSTGAPERLTKEQQEQLKATIVSSVPHEVGFESKYSWTLYLIGQYIKREFGPSYSLRGISKMAHRLGLSYTKPTYTLAAADEAKQQVFTEETFPALKKLMNEDIAHLLFEDESMIRDYQALQHTWFLKGKQRNIQTTGKHRGVKLLAVLDYTTGQILWKEDEQYNAETFLSFLQMVVEAYPKGKMVMVLDNARIHHAKLLQPFLEDHKERLELVFLPPYSPQLNLVEGLWKWLKSDVINNVFFHTVSEIRKKVAAFMQNIALDTQTIIDRLCLRLEDDQLTEYI
- a CDS encoding OsmC family protein, encoding MKVTTTWTGKRAFTSVGPSGYSVGMDATAAYGGDGQGATPMELLLAGLAGCIGIDITMIMDAFLGSISSIEIDAEGTRKEEMPKGFTAIDLIFKVNGDVPDYRIWKAIELGKEKYCAVSDSLKADIRYRLVLNGEEMTRG